GTAATTTCCTATCATGCTTTTGCGATAGTTGTAGATATGATGCCCACAAGGCCTTAGAAAAAGAGTAAACTTGGTTTTTCTTTTTCGCCTTGTGGGTAAATTGATGCGACGTTTATCGACTCAAGATCAGAACTTCAAACAGGTTTTTGCCGAGCTTTTGGCTTTTGAAACCGTTAATGATCCTAATTTAGTTCAAACAGTAGATCAAATTATTGCTGATGTTCGTCAGCATGGTGATGATCATGTTTTAAAACTTACTCAACAGTTCGATCGACATCCAGCGCATCAATTTTCCGATCTAGAATTGTCTCAACAACAACTTAAAGCTGCATTTGATGGCTTGAATCAAGAGATTCGTGAAGCCCTACAACTTGCTGCTGACCGTATTCGTACTTTTCATGAGGCTCAGAAACAAGATAGCTGGACCTATGTAGATGATTTAGGTAATACGCTTGGACAAAAAGTGACTCCACTTGACCGTGTTGGTATATATGTCCCTGGTGGTCTTGCATCTTATCCTTCATCTGTACTGATGAATGCGGTACCCGCACATGTGGCTGGTGTACCTGAAATTATTATGGTTGTACCAGCACCAAATGGTGATTTAAACCCTCTCGTTTTAGCAGCAGCTTATCTTGCTGGTGTGAGTCGAGTGTTTACCATTGGTGGTGCGCAAGCTGTTGCAGCATTGGCTTATGGCACCCAAACTGTTCCACGTGTGGACAAAATTACAGGTCCTGGAAATCGATTTGTGGCGGCAGCTAAACGTGCTGTATTTGGTCAGGTCGGTATCGACATGATTGCAGGCCCTTCTGAAATTTTAGTATATGCAGAAGGGGTAAATAATGCTGAATGGCTAGCTATGGATGTATTATCCCAAGCTGAACATGACACTGTTGCTCAAGCTATTTTTATTACCCCAGATGAAGCTTTGTTGGAAGCTGTAGAGTCTGCGATTGAAAAGCATTTAAGTGAATTGCCAAAAGCTGATATTGCACGTACATCGATTGAAAATCGCGGGGCTTTAGTTTTAGTAAAAGACCGTGCAGAAGCTATTGATTTAATTAATCAAGTTGCACCAGAGCATTTGGAATTATGTCTTGATGATGCCGAAGCGATGAGCCAAGACATTCGTCATGCAGGGGCAATCTTCATGGGACGCTATACACCTGAAGCAATTGGTGATTACTGTGCTGGGCCAAACCACGTATTACCAACATCTGGTACAGCTCGTTTCTCGTCACCACTTGGCGTATATGATTTTCAAAAACGTTCTAGTCTGATTATGTGCTCAAAAGAAGGCGTTAAGACATTGGCCAAAACAGCTGATGTACTTGCTGTTCAAGAAAATCTTGATGCCCATGCACGCTCGGCTCGTTACCGTTATCAATAAGCTTTAAGCCTTGTAGTATTTTAATGATTATTCAGGGCTGACTTTCAGCCCTTTTTTGAGATAAGACTATGACTGTATCTACAGCACAAATGCGTTTTTGGAGTCCTGAGGTTCGTGAGTTAGAGCCTTATGTGCCTGGTGAGCAACCTAAAATCCAGAATTTATTGAAATTAAATACCAATGAAAATCCATATCCACCATCTCCTAAGGTAGTAGAAGCAGTCCAAGCTGTACTACATGACCAAGCTGATGCGCTGCGTCTATATCCAGATCCAG
This window of the Acinetobacter sp. XH1741 genome carries:
- the hisD gene encoding histidinol dehydrogenase — encoded protein: MRRLSTQDQNFKQVFAELLAFETVNDPNLVQTVDQIIADVRQHGDDHVLKLTQQFDRHPAHQFSDLELSQQQLKAAFDGLNQEIREALQLAADRIRTFHEAQKQDSWTYVDDLGNTLGQKVTPLDRVGIYVPGGLASYPSSVLMNAVPAHVAGVPEIIMVVPAPNGDLNPLVLAAAYLAGVSRVFTIGGAQAVAALAYGTQTVPRVDKITGPGNRFVAAAKRAVFGQVGIDMIAGPSEILVYAEGVNNAEWLAMDVLSQAEHDTVAQAIFITPDEALLEAVESAIEKHLSELPKADIARTSIENRGALVLVKDRAEAIDLINQVAPEHLELCLDDAEAMSQDIRHAGAIFMGRYTPEAIGDYCAGPNHVLPTSGTARFSSPLGVYDFQKRSSLIMCSKEGVKTLAKTADVLAVQENLDAHARSARYRYQ